ACCTCATACAGGGCATCTCCAAGAACATTAGCCATTTGTGCATTTTTATCCACGAACAAAAAATAGACATCCAATGGGATTCGCCGATGCTAGCTAAATTGGTTTCGATTTGCCTTGTCCGGACAATGCCACATCAGTGATTGCGATCCTGCTTCGGTGCCATACAGTGCGTGACTTAACAGTCACTGACACCCGGTCCCATGTGTCAGTGAGTGCGCTGTACATCACCCAAGCATCGTCCCAGTCATTgagtaagaaaaaaagaaaaaaaattgcaccaaatttccttctttctctcttgTGCTCCCCCTCCACCATGGTTGGATGCAATTTGTGATGGATTTGAGATGGAATTTGAGAAAATGGAATGGTATTTGAGGTTAACAGGCTACTCCAACAGGACTGTTTCTTCTATTTTGCtttattgtttgtattttattATCCTATTTTATTGCCAAATACCACCAACAAGAGCAATGTACAACAAGTAGCATGATCTCATTGATTTGCTAAGTCCATACCATGACACTTTGTCGCCGATAAGTCAAAGGGAAACACACAGGCTAGACGCATCACCAACATAGACAAAAGGTCAAACCCCACCAAGATCACACATCAACACCATTTTGATTGTCCTCTGCCAAACCAAAAGGCCACACGCACCGAGACTACAACATAATACCAATGTGTTGTTGGTGAAGGCGAAAGGCACTACCGCCGAGATCACACCAAAGCACACCCTTGTCAGACACATTCGCACAGCCAAAGATCACCATGCTACCATGCCGTCAGATAGgattttgaaggaaaatgTTGATAATATTGTTGTCGTTCGATTCAAATTTTATGAACCTTAGGTTTTCACCCGCATGATGCATTACCTCGAGGGTGGGAGCAGCATTGGCACCGGTAGTCCACCGTGACGACGAGACCACGTCCTCACCATGGCCCTTGTATCATCACATCTGGGCACACAGGGCCCGCTAGCCGCTGGATCCGATCGAGTGATGTCCATCTGAGAACTAGTGGTTGAGGTTGTAAGTTTTTGCCTTAAAAATAAGTGGAAATTTGTCATTGTGCATGTCACTCCTATTTCTCGACTTTATTGAGAAATGATATAACAAATGCACGGTGCAAAATCTATCacctactccctctgtttcatgAAAGATCTTATAtagttcttttttcatttattcTGTGCCTGTAGCACCCGGCCAATATTGGCTCTTGACCCAATATCACCTGTGCACTATGGTTGTTTTGGTCTAATGCATAAAACTATATGAGCTTTATTAAGGAACAAaggaagtactccctccaatactaaattgttgtcgaaatattacatatgtttagacgttttttaagaatagatacatctatatttgggcaaatttgaatcaagaattatgtaaaaaaaacactagtatcGAAAAAAACTCCAGATACAAAAgtaaaatacaaacaatgaaGTAAAAATAGCTCAACAAATGCAAGAGATTAATATTAAACTAAAACCAAGATATTGTTTGGTAGAATGAAATGTAACGATTTCTATTCTTGTATTACCTCCGTTCTATAATccttatcaaaatattacatatatatagacgtattttagaaatagatacattcatttttgagcaaatttgatacaagaattatggaacggagggagtagtaatgaAATACTTCCCTCCGTTCAACGCTAGTTCAAAGCCGCTCCTTGAGACCTTGTAATGTTTGAACCATATCACCAATCACGCATTTGAAAGGATTGTGCAGCTGTACCATCAAACGAAAAAGAGTATATGAAATTTCTGTCCTATAAAAAGAGTTTCTTTTCCTGTATCGACACCCAGTACACGTGACATGTTCGGATGTTCTACAACATTCCACCCTCATAATAGCCAGGAATTAAAGATATCTTTTTGCaatgataaaaaaattcagaaccGTTATGGACCACCGTCAATAAAATTACAACGTTATGGACCATGGTCAATAAAAATTACAGTGATACCAGGGACAGAACCTGAAAGGATGCTCTTATCCTGCATGCATCATCCGAGAACTCGCCATCAATAAAACTACTCGTAGGGGTAAAGACAGCTAAAACACTGCAGAACTCTTGATGTTCCAATACAAATCCTCACAAAGTATGGAAAACATTGCCCTAGCAGACAACCAGAGGAGAATGCAACCGATCATAGACAAACTCATCTGGTACACCGTCTTTATGCGGAGGATGGCTCGGCTCTATCAGTCTCCATTTGCTCGGCAGCGGGCTGATCCTGAGAAGCTCCTTCGTTGGCCGGCTCATCAGCCTCACTGGCTCCACTTGATTGTTGTTCAGGTGTTTGGGCCTCAGGTGCAGGGTTCTCCGCAGGTGGTGGGGTTTGTGGCTTGGGTGCTGGCTTGGGTTTGGTCATAATCGGTTTGCAGAACCTACACAaggcaaaagaaaattcaGGACAATTACCGCATACAACTCAAAAAGTCAGCTTAACAGGAACCACCAACTAACCTATCAAGTGCTTCAGCCTTCTTCTTGATGTCAGAAACAAGGAGGACAGGATTAATATGCTTCGGCAAAGCATCTTGCTCCTGCTTTTTCTCAAGTAGCCAAGTCTCTGCATTCGAGCACTCATTAACGACCTGTATGCAGAAGTACAGATTAGCAACCGATTACCACTTGTGTCATCCAGTGCAGTAGCTTTTTATTTGGTGGTCAGTGTACCTTCTGTTTCTCTGCTATGTCTATGTGATCAAACTTTTGGTCACTAGACAATGCAGCCTCTCTAAAACTGCGGATGCAGTACACGAGTTGCTCAAGGGCCTGACCCCTTTCTGCCCACTCTTTGTATCGCATTTCAATAGGATCACCAACCTTCAGGAGAACAAAGTGTAAGTTGTCTAGTACCTCAACAAGTAAAACAAACCATAAACCATATAGTGCAGTGAAGAACGCATACCTTTTTCAGTTCTTCTAGTTTTGCGACATAGACTCCCTTGGTCTCATCCTCACCATCTTCATACAGCCAATCCTCAACTTCCTGAAGCTTAACCCTCAACCCTTCCATGTCCTCCGACATGACAAAATCATTGTACTTCTCAGACAGCTGAATAAGAAAGTATGACATTAGGAACTTCTCAGACATTAAAAAAGTATGACATTAGGAACTTCTCAGacattaaaattaaaaaaataatacaagcATGCAACTAAACGTACCTTGTTACGCATGTCATAAACGTAAGCCTCCACAGAATTCTTCTTATCCTTGGTTTCTTCCATCACTCTGTCCTGAAGAGCCATTTCATACTCTTTCTCAACAGCTTTCTCCAATTCAGCAGCACTCATCGCACCATACACCAATTCAGTGACAGGAACATtggttttttttactttcttttttgatgGCTCGACCTGAAATAAGCAAAATTATTTCACAAATTGTGTGGTCATACCGACCAAGAACTAGATACTATAGTTAGAACTACAAGAACAATCCATGTTTCTTTTCTACTAAAATCATTAGATGGCATCTTCTGAGGAATAAGCACAATATGGACGGCTGTCAAATTCATTGTAGAAAATATTCTTAACATCATATAGCAAGCTATGCCAAGTTGCATCACACCAGTCGGTAGAcaagtaaacaaaaaataaagaaaaataactcTTCAAAACATGCTGCAAGCAAAAGACCCTCTAAAGTCTGTCAATAATGCAGTGGACAGCCATACCTTTGTGTCCGTATCCATTGGAACAGATTTTTCTTCAGAATCCTGTGCCCCGTTTTCAGCAGCACCCTCAGCAGTATCTGTAGCACCTTTAGATTCCTGCATATTGACATCAGTACCAGTAGCATCATCTGTGTCCATTTTTGTGGCATCCTTTGGCACCTCACTCGTAACCGGAACTTccacttcctcctcttccagcATCTGCATACAGGAGAAGTATAGCATACTAACAACATCAGACATGGTATGCTATTTCATAGTCAGATGACAGGGCACAGTATTCAAAGTTACCGTTGCTGATTCAAGAGAGACGATCCCATGGATGTTGAGACGAACTTTCACTTTCAGTTTAGCCTTGTCACCTTTGCTGGATTGGAAAGGGCCGATCTGCATAGAGttaggtaaaaaaaatgaaattagcCACCATAGAAACTGTTCAAGGACAAGAGTTTACATCAGGCCCAATAGCACATTGCAAGTGTATTGAATAAAATTGGGGCAAAGGAACTAATAACACCCACCGTGTAAGTGCTAATTTTTTGTGTTATTTGCATATCATCTGTATCAACATTCAAAACATCCACTGCGAATGTATTGGACCTATAGAATGTCAGAGCTTTGATGCTAGGGATCGGATTCCCCTTGGGGAATACAACTGTTTGTTGGGCTTCATTGCCTGGAGAATCTggcttccatgataaagcaaCTGAAAAAGGAAACCCTTCATTAACCTGCAAAACATCAAGTCAACGTCAAAACTAGGCTGCAGGATTAGAAGAGCAGATACACTCGCAAACGAATAATATATTGGCATAATTGACAATTTGTACCAGATATTAATATCACAGATATTTCACATATACAACACTTAATAGTGCAGCTATGCAAatcaaaattaacaaaaagCACCAGCAAGGTATATCTATAGTGGGCACAAGGAACTATTTTCCAGGAGAATATCATGTGCCCTTAAGATTCTTTAAGTAACCGTCTAGGGGTCCTCAGAAACGGAATTACTTGAATTGCATAGCGAGACATATGAAGTTGCTGTGTAAATGTGATTATGACAATTGTACAGACTACACCTTCCAAGTTTCTACTTAAAGCGAGGAGGGGGAAAAGATACTGATACACTATACAGAAAGACTACtgcctccaatccatattagttgtcaaaatataacatgtatctatatgccttttaggcatagatacatccatatttgggcaaatttgagacaattaatatggatcggaggaatatTTCACATCACAACCTGAGTAGGGAGAGTAATATTACTTCTGACTAAAATAATGTAtcactccgatcctaaattcttgtcgtcgTTTTAAAACATcgacaacaagaatttaggatcggaaggagtaacaTGTAGCAGAACAATTATATCACAAAGAATACACAGAAAGTTAAAACAACAATCATAACAAATAGACATCAAAAGTTCAATATGACTTCATACACTACAGAAAGCTCATGTCAAACTAGCTCTCCTATTAcagtaaaaaaatatgttctaGTGATACATCTCATCTCATCAATATAAAGGATCATGCATGTACAACATGTAATATGTCTACAATTTAGCATACGATAGAAAGACAATagagcaagaaaaaaataagacaCAACTGAACAGCACCAAGCTTAAGCAGACAAAGTAGTACCTGGAACTCCCGCACTTTAAACGTAGGGCTAAGAATAGCACACTGAAGAGCACAACCCCGGGCAACACACTCACTTGCATTCATAGTCCTCCTTGGTTCTTTTCCAAAGAATTCGGTAATAATCTTCATTATTGCAGGAACCCTAGAGCCTGAACCAACAACCTCAACAAAGTGCACACTTTCTGTTGTCAAGCCAGCTTCAGCCAAGGCCTTATCCAGTGGCCCTTTCACACGCTCTAGTACTGGCCCACTGATCTGTTCAAACTCGTCCCTCTTAATGAACCCTCGCACATCCTTCTCATCCATCAAGCACTCAATGTTCATTGGTGCCTCTGGGTTGGCGCTCAGCATCTTCTTGAGCTTTTCACACGCGACGCGCAACCTAATGCAGGCACGGGCATTCTGGTAGACATCAATCTTATACTCCTCTTTGAATTTTGCTGCAAAGTGCTTAAACAGGGCTTCATCAAAGTCCCTCCCGCCAAGAGACCGGTCATATGCGTGTGATAACATCTTGAGCTGTCCCTTCTTGTACCCGACAATGCTGACCTGCATGCTGGCATGCCCAATATCAACAAATGCGACATTCAGCTGGTCATTCTCAGGGAGATCAGTCTTGTAGATCCCATATGCCAATGCTGTAGCTGTGGTCTCATGGAACAAACGCAAAGGGCGGAGACCCGCAATGGTGGCAGCATCAAGAACAGCCCTCCGCTGCAAGTCAGTAAAATACACTGGGATACCAATGCAGCAGTCACTAACAGCAGTGTTCAGGTTACCCTCAGCAATGCCCTTCAAATTGGACAACACCATGGCAAGCAGTTGTGTGGGGGTGAATGTGCGCTCCTCCCCCAGATACCGAGCATGTACAAGCGGGAACCCATCAGGGCCCTCTGAGACACGGAATGGGAAGGACTGGATATCGTGCTGGACCTCAGGATCAGTAAACTTGCGGCCTAGCAAGCGCTTGATCTGGGAGATGGAATTCTTGGGGTTCATGGTAGAGTTTGCGGCGCCTGCAGTGCCAATGAACCGCTGCTTGTCGCCAAAGCAGACAATAGCCGGGGTCTCCCGCTTGGATTCTTCATTGAGGACCACGTCGATACCGCGCTGCCGTGCAACCCCCACAATGCAGCTCTCATTGCCCAGATCAAAACCCACCACACTCATCTCCGACCCGCCCTTGGAGCTTTCGGTAGCTGCTGGTTCCGAGATCTAGATCGCAAGATACACCTGCGCAGAACGAGATCTACAAGTTAAGCCCCTCTGCAAACAGCGGAAATACATGAATCCCAACATATAAACCCCAAGAAAAATTCGATTTGATGCCCCCAGACCTGAAAAACTCGTCAAACTTAATCCAAATCCACGACAAACCCCGATCCAAAACCCTATCAAACCCAATCCCACGCCGGTAAAACAGCAGCAAACCTATACAAATCGCAGCCCCGTCCTCAACAAAAGTAACACGCGAGTTAACCCCATGTTTTTATACAGAGGAATGATCTAATGCTGAAAACGCAAAGCGGATCCGAGCACGCAGAGAGAGATCGGCATCGACGAAGCCGCCATGGTAGAACAGAGCGCAAGCGGAAGGCGGGGACCGGATTGGATCATACCCGCGGTGCGGAGGGCGATGCCGAGGCTGGAGAAGCTTCTTGGAGCTTCGCTTCTCAAGTTCTGGTAGCGGCGTAGCACAGGTTGTCTTGGCAGCACTTTTCCCTTGGCGAGGAGAGGAGACGAACGAGCTGATGTATATACGCGGCGCCGTTGTGGTGGGGGTCGTCGCGAATCCTCTGGAAGATGTGGAAACCCTCGGGTGCGGCAGCTCTGCGCTCCCAGAGTCGCGTATATGGGCCGTGAATTTCGTGGGCCGCGGGCACGAGCGCGGATCATATCAGGTTGCATTGTTTGCTTCATCATCATTCGCGTATCTGAACAAAATTGTGTCCTCTTGAgaaaaaatctatacaaaatTGTGACAAGTAAAAGTAATATGAATGACAGTTAtccgctcaaaaaaaatttatttcaggacggagggagtgaaTCAAGAATGTACAATTATTGCCGACCATTGGATAGTCAAAAATTGGCTAAGAATTTGTTAATTCATGGTTGTTTAAAAAATTGGCAAAATTTGTGAAGAGAGATATGAGGAGGTTGGTAAGATTCTTTTGGAACTAAATTTTTATATACCAACCAaccaaaaattaaaataatatCGGTTGCCAAACTTTTGATAAGGCAAATGTTTGCAAGAGCCAAACACACTGGAAATGTTTAGGAATTCAGAACTGGAGAAAAAGAACCTCCTACTGCTTCGATAATATGGTTACAATATTCATCAAGCGTGGTACAAAACTGGAGGGGAAAATCAAGGGTGCGATTAATTTGTGGAGCTCCGTCAAGACTTATCTTGACAATTGAAGACTGCcggagcatttttttttaatacctTTTTTTATCCTTTTCAAACTAGtgcttttctaaaaaaattaacttTGGAAAACATAAAAAGGAAAGTAGACatacacaagaacacacagtCACCTGCAAGGGgaaggagtggcggcggcggcgcgccaaGGATCACGGTTGCCTGTTGGGAGGGAGCTAGAGCGGTGCAGATCCGGGTCGGAGGCAGGAATCCACTGATCTCCAATCCCGGCGGCAGATCCATATATCGGCCTCAATGTAGCGTGGGGAGGACCATGGCTTTCCGTGCAGGAAGAAACAACGTCAGGGGTTGGTAGAtggagctgcggcggcgtgtggaggaggagggggtggGCTCGCCCgaaaggggggggggagctAGGGCAACGCACGAGATGATCCATGGGGGTAGGGCACATATAGGAGAAGCTTTGCGAGGATGGAAGAGATTGGAGGACGTCGGCGGAGGGGAAAGAGGAGGTCAGGAAGCGATGGGAAAGAGGAGGTCAGGAATACGAAAGAGATAGggaaagaataaaagaaaagagtgGGAGGCGAGCCCCACATGCGAAGCGTTTCGGCGGATTGGTAACACTCCAGGAGCGCTGAGAAACTCGCCGCCATCTCGTTTTCTTCATCCCTAAGCTTCGCCTTCAACTCCTTGACCTCGGGAAGGAGGGGCGTCCTCGTCGCGATGGAGTGTGTCTGGgtcggcgaggagggcgtCAAAGGATCGCCAGAGCGCGGCATAGTTGCGCTCCAACTGGTTGTTCTCCTTCTCAAAACAAGTGAAAGGGGCTCCGTTCCAAACGGCGACCTGGCGCGACCGCAGGGCGAGGTCGCCCATCAGTCTCGCCTTCCGTTCCCGTTCCAGCTTGTTCTCCTTCTCCAAACAAGTGAAAGGGGTTCTTCCTCTTTTATGTTTAACCTAACCTCGTTTTACATTACAGCCATGCCTAAAAGTTTTCGCAAGATTGTGTGGCCGTCAAACCCATTTAGTCGTCAACACTTGAACTTACgaaatcatattttttgaCCTAGATGCTCAAGTTTGCCATGTTACAACACCTGACTTTAGCAATTTTCAAGTACGATAACGAATATGCACAGCGACAAGTTTGACCAACGGGGTGCATTTTCCTCGTATACATCATACAGGAGTGGAGTCCATCTATAGAGTATGTATAGCATGACACTGTCAGATGAAAAATCTATTTTGGTGCAAATCTAACATCAGACACCATTAGCCACCGGATCTCATGTCGACATCCCTATTCAGAGGTGGAATGCCCCCTAGTGTCTTCTGACTCCAGCCTAGCAGCAAAAGCAACAGTGAGCgtatttcaaaagaaaaagactcATTTATCAAGATTGATAGCATGATCTACTTGGAACTCATTTGAAAACTGAGTGAAAACATCCATTTTGGGTGACAGTGAAATTGGGCCTTTGAAAGCAACACGCAGCCAATCGTGTGCAATCAAACAATCCAACTTCTTCCGAAAAGAATACTCCATATGTTAACTTTCTCAAGTTCAAAATGAGATATTTATCAGTTTCAACAGCTCTGAAGTAAACGCAAGAGGATCAGATCTTCTGCCGCATTCGATTCTAAAAATAGAACTATTCAACTAACAGGAATTACAGATATCTTTTTGCAGTAACCAAAAGAGTCAGAATCATAATGGACcgtcaaattttttttttgcaacgtTCTGGACCATCTTCAATAAGAATTACAGTGAGAACAGGGTCACTAAAACCTGAATGGATACTCTTATCCTGTATGAATCATCCAAGCACTCTTCATCAAGAAAACTATTCTTCGGAACAAAGAAGGCTAGGACACTGCAGAATTCTCCATGTTCCACAACATATCCTCACAATGTATGCAGATAAAACCACAGGAGAATGCAACCGATCATGGTAGACATATGAACTCATCTGATAGACAGTCTTTACGCTGAGGATGGCTCAGCACTATCGGTGTCCATTTGCTCTGCAGCAGGCTGATCCTGAGCCCCTCCGTCATTGGCCGGCTCATCAGCCTCACCGGCTCCACTTGACTGTTGCTCTGGTGTTTGGGCCTCGGGTGCTGGGGTCTCCACAGGTGGCGGGGTCTGTGGTTTGGGTGCTGGCTTGGGTTTGGTCATAATCGGTTTGCAGAACCTACAAAGGCAAAAAATTCATGACAATTACCAAATACAACTCAAAAAGTCAGCTTAACAGGGGATATTAAAGTAAGCTTAACAGGGTTATTATAAAGACAAGTACAGGTCACCAGCTAACCTATCAAGTGCTTCAGCCTTCTTCTTTATGTCAGAAACAAGGAGGACAGGATTAACATGCTTTGGCAAAGCATCTTGCTGCTGTTTTTTCTCAAGAAGCCAAGTCTCTGCACCCGAGCACTCATTAACGACCTGTATtaaaaattacagattagAAACTTATAACACCTCGTCTGTCATCCACCATGGTAGCTTTTTATGCGGTGGTCAGTGTACCTTCTGTTTCTCTGATATGTCGATGTGATCAAACTTTTGGTCACTAGACAATGCAGCCTCTCTAAAACTGCGGATGCAGTACACCAGTTGCTCAAGAGCCTGACCCCTTTCTGACCACTCTTTGTATCGCATTTCAATAGGACCACCAACCTGCAGGAGAACAAAGTGTGAGTTATATCTAgtacctcaacaaacaaaaacaaactgTCAACCACAGAGTGCAGTGAAAGCATACCTTTTTCAGTTCTTCTAGTTTTGCAACATAGACTCCCTTGGTCTCATCCTCACCATCTTCATACAGCCAATCCTCAACCTCCTGAAGCTTAGCCATCAACACTTCCATGTCCTCCGACATGACAAAATCATTGTACTTCTCGGAGAGCTGAATACAGGAAAATATGACATTAGGTACTGCTCAGACGGAAAAAATAATCCAAGCATGCAACTGAATGTACCTTGTTACGCATCTCATAAACATAAGCCTCCACAgaattcttcttctccttggtTTCTTCCATCACTCTGTCCTGAAGAGCCATTTCATATTCTTTTTCAACAGCTTTCTCCAGCTCATCAGCCCCCAACGTACCATACACCAATTCAGCGATAGGCACATTGGTTTtctttactctcttttttgatGGCTGGAcctaaaacaaacaaaattattTCACAGATTACAAACTGTAATATTATCATATAGCTAGGAGAACATTCCATGTTTCTTTCGACCAAAATAATTAGATGACAGCTTCTTAGTCAGCAGTTCAGAACCATATGGACGATTCTCAAATTCGTTGTAGGAAACATTATCAATGTTGTCATATACCAAGCACTGTGATGTTGATTCACACCAGTGGGTAAACAACTAAACATAAAAGGAAAGCAACAGGGAAAAATAGCTCTTCAAAACATGCTGCAAGCAGAAGACCATCCAAAAGTACTAATCCCAAACTTTGTCAACAATGAGTGAAATAATGATACCTTTGTGTCAGTATCCATTGGAACAGATTTTTCTTCAGAATCATGTGCCCCATTTTCAACAGCACCTTCAGCAGTATCCGTAGCACCTTTCGAATCCTCCATATTAACATCATTACCAGAAGCAGGGTCTCGTTGTGCATCATCTGTATCCATTTTAGTTGCATCCTTTGGCACCTCACTCGCAGATGAAACCGGAACTTCCACTTCGTCCTCTTCCAGCATCTACATACAGGAGAAGGATATAGTACTAACCACATCAGACATGGTATGCTACTTAAGAGTAAGATTACAGGACAGGGTattaaaatttaaaagttACCGTTGCTGATTCAAGAGAGACGATCCCATGGATGTTGAGACGAACTTTCACTTTCACTTTAGCCTTCTCACCATTGCTAGGTTGGAAAGGGCCAATCTGCATAGAGTTAGGTAAAACAATATCAAGCTCCCACTACAAAATTTTCAAGGACCAGAATTTACATCAAGCCCTCCAGCACACTGCAAGTGTATTGAATAACATTTAGGTATAATAACACCCACCGTGTAAGTGCTGATTTTTTGTGTTATCTGCAAATCATCTGTATCAACATTCAAAACATCCACTGCAAATGTATTGGACCTATAGAATGTCAGAGCTTTGATGCTAGGCATCGGATTCCCCTTGGGGAATACAACTGTTTGTTGGGATTCGTTGCTCTGAGCATCtgacttccatgataaagcaaTGGAAAAAGGAAACCCTTCATTAACCTGCAAAACATCCAAGTCAATGTCAAAACTTGGACTACAGGGTTAGCAGACAAGATACACTTGCCATGATCTCAAGCATACGAAAATCACTCAGATATGAGCAACATATTGGCATAAATGCCAATTTGAACCAGAAATTAAAATCACAGGATAATTCACATATATAACACTTGATAGCCAATCAtgcaaatcaaaatcaaaattaacaaaaatcACCAGCAATGTCTATCTTAGCAAACTTAAGGAACTATTTTCCAGGAGAATATAATGTGCCCTTAAGATGTTTTGAGATAACCAACTGTGGGCCATCAGAAAAGGAAATTAGTTCAAATTGCATCGCAAGCCACATGAAGTTGCTAACTAAAACTAACACTTCAAATGAGTGCAGCAATTGTACCGTCTACACCAACATAATTAGCAACCACACCTATTCCATCATTCACAAGAAATTTAGTGTTTCCACCATTCCTAATTTACTTAAAGCCAGGAGGAGGCAAAGATACTGAAACACTCTATTCAAAATGACTATTTTGCACGACTCCTGAGTAGGGAGTTTAATATTACTTCTGACCAAAATAACATGAGATGTACAAAGAACAATTTAGCATAATGAAAACACAGGAATATAAAATGACATCCAAAACAATTAAACATGAAAAGTTCAAACTATCTGTCCTATAACGGCAAAAAAAGAACTAGCTGTTCTAGTGATACATCTATTTCCACATCTCATCCATATAAAGGATCATGCATGTACAGAAAGTTTAACATACAACAGAAGAACAttagaat
The Brachypodium distachyon strain Bd21 chromosome 2, Brachypodium_distachyon_v3.0, whole genome shotgun sequence genome window above contains:
- the LOC104582731 gene encoding heat shock 70 kDa protein 15; its protein translation is MSVVGFDLGNESCIVGVARQRGIDVVLNEESKRETPAIVCFGDKQRFIGTAGAANSTMNPKNSISQIKRLLGRKFTDPEVQHDIQSFPFRVSEGPDGFPLVHARYLGEERTFTPTQLLAMVLSNLKGIAEGNLNTAVSDCCIGIPVYFTDLQRRAVLDAATIAGLRPLRLFHETTATALAYGIYKTDLPENDQLNVAFVDIGHASMQVSIVGYKKGQLKMLSHAYDRSLGGRDFDEALFKHFAAKFKEEYKIDVYQNARACIRLRVACEKLKKMLSANPEAPMNIECLMDEKDVRGFIKRDEFEQISGPVLERVKGPLDKALAEAGLTTESVHFVEVVGSGSRVPAIMKIITEFFGKEPRRTMNASECVARGCALQCAILSPTFKVREFQVNEGFPFSVALSWKPDSPGNEAQQTVVFPKGNPIPSIKALTFYRSNTFAVDVLNVDTDDMQITQKISTYTIGPFQSSKGDKAKLKVKVRLNIHGIVSLESATMLEEEEVEVPVTSEVPKDATKMDTDDATGTDVNMQESKGATDTAEGAAENGAQDSEEKSVPMDTDTKVEPSKKKVKKTNVPVTELVYGAMSAAELEKAVEKEYEMALQDRVMEETKDKKNSVEAYVYDMRNKLSEKYNDFVMSEDMEGLRVKLQEVEDWLYEDGEDETKGVYVAKLEELKKVGDPIEMRYKEWAERGQALEQLVYCIRSFREAALSSDQKFDHIDIAEKQKVVNECSNAETWLLEKKQEQDALPKHINPVLLVSDIKKKAEALDRFCKPIMTKPKPAPKPQTPPPAENPAPEAQTPEQQSSGASEADEPANEGASQDQPAAEQMETDRAEPSSA
- the LOC100838785 gene encoding heat shock 70 kDa protein 14, with the protein product MSVVGFDLGNESCIVGVARQRGIDVVLNEESKRETPAIVCFGDKQRFIGTAGAANSTMNPKNSISQIKRLLGRKFTDPELQHDLQSFPFHVSEGPDGFPLVHARYLGEERSFTPTQLLAMVLSNLKGIAEGNLNSAVIDCCIGIPVYFTNLQRRAVLDAATIAGLRPLRLFHETTATALAYGIYKTDLPENDQLNVAFVDVGHASMQVSIVGYKKGQLKMLSHAYDRSLGGRDFDEALFKHFAAKFKEEYKIDVYQNARACIRLRVACEKLKKMLSANPEAPMNIECLMDEKDVRGFIKRDEFEQISGPVLERVKGPLEKALAEAGLTTESVHFVEVVGSGSRVPAIMRIITEFFGKEPRRTMNASECVARGCALQCAILSPTFKVREFQVNEGFPFSIALSWKSDAQSNESQQTVVFPKGNPMPSIKALTFYRSNTFAVDVLNVDTDDLQITQKISTYTIGPFQPSNGEKAKVKVKVRLNIHGIVSLESATMLEEDEVEVPVSSASEVPKDATKMDTDDAQRDPASGNDVNMEDSKGATDTAEGAVENGAHDSEEKSVPMDTDTKVQPSKKRVKKTNVPIAELVYGTLGADELEKAVEKEYEMALQDRVMEETKEKKNSVEAYVYEMRNKLSEKYNDFVMSEDMEVLMAKLQEVEDWLYEDGEDETKGVYVAKLEELKKVGGPIEMRYKEWSERGQALEQLVYCIRSFREAALSSDQKFDHIDISEKQKVVNECSGAETWLLEKKQQQDALPKHVNPVLLVSDIKKKAEALDRFCKPIMTKPKPAPKPQTPPPVETPAPEAQTPEQQSSGAGEADEPANDGGAQDQPAAEQMDTDSAEPSSA